The uncultured Desulfatiglans sp. DNA window TGACCGGCGACGAAGAAGAGCCCTTTCTCCTGCAAATCAAAGACAATCTATTTGAGATCAAGGACATCCTTCTGCAGAGCCACCAGGCATCCGAAGCCTTGCGCGCCGAGGCGCAAACGGTACTGGAAGCCCATGCGGAGAGCGCCCAACAATACATGCAGAACGTGGATCAACCGCAACCGCCGGACTATCATCCCTTCCTGACCATGCCGGCCGGCACGTCGGTGCGCGAACTTCCGGACGGCGGCAGACTGTTCACCCTTGCCGACGGCATAATGGTTCGCGTGAGTCCGGCAGGGGCACTCACCGCAATCGGCACCGACGGCACAGCCACTGAACTGGAGCCCGCCAAAGGCGGCATTGTAACCCTGCCGGACAGCAGGGGATTGACCTTGAAGCCGGAAGCGGTCCGTGTCACCCACGAGGCCGCTGGTATTGAAGGATTGCCGCTGGATATCGATCCAGTGCAAACGTCGGAAGACAGCTATCGGGTCGAGCTGCCGGATGGTTACCGCCTGGATGTCTCCCACGGGGATCGGACGGTCTTGATCGGTAACCCGGTCGGCACCGTGGATGTCCTGAGCATCATCCGCATTGAAGGTATCGGAGAAAAGGTGACGGTACGTCTGGTCCCCGGAGGAGCCAAGGGGTTCTCGACGCAGGAGAGCGGTCATAAGGGGATCATCGAGGCGGACGGAACGATCCATTTGTCCATGGAGAACGGTCTCGACCTTGTCATCCGCTTTCCGGATGGCATTGATGCAGGCGGGGAGGATGACCAAGACGATCAGTCCACGATCATCTGCGAGGAGTGCGACTGATGAGTCTGGACTTTCTCGGCAAAGGTCTGAAATTCCCTTTTCGTTTCCAGCGACGCTCGGGCGGAGCCCAGATCTCCTCGGCCACATCCAGGGAACACGAACACATTCACGAAAGCATCATCCAGATTCTCGGCACCCGGCCGGGCGAACGCTTCATGCGCCCGGAATTCGGCTCCCGCCTCAAAGACCTGGTATTCGAAGCCAACGACGAGGTGTTGAAAGGGCTGATCCGCCATTATGTGATCGACGCGGTCAAGCGGTGGGAAAAGCGGGTCGTCATCACCGGCGTCTCCTTTGACGACTCGCCGCAGAACATCGACCGCAATCTCCTGCCGGTTCGTATCTCGTACCGGGTCATTCAGAGCCAGGTGGAAGGAAATCTGGTCTACCCCTTTTACCGCGAGCCCCGCCAGGTATCCCAGCCCCGACAGTTCCGCGCCTCCGTCGGTAAGTAACAAGCGGGTCCACCCGGCTGTCCGGGACGGCCCCTGTTACCGAAAAACGACGGATGACCGGAAATGGGCAGAGCAAGCATCGACTATACCAACAAGGATTACGAGTCCCTGCGTCGGGAGTTGCTGGCGCGGGTGCCGCAGTTGACCGACCGCTGGACGGATTTCAACGCATCCGACCTCGGTGTGGTCCTGCTGGAGCTTTTCTGCGGAGTGGGCGATATGCTCGCCTACTACCTCGATGCGCAGGCGGCCGAGGCTTTCCTGCCCACCTCCCGTCAACGACAGAACGTCATCAATCTCTGCAAGCTGGTCAGCTACCGGCTCGACGGTCCGGTTGCCGCATCAACCTCCCTGCGTTTCTCCCTGGCCGCGCCCCTCGACGCGGATCTGATCATTCCAAAAGGAACGGCGTGCAAAGCCCGCCTGGAAGAAGGCGACATCGTATTCGAAACGGCGGCGGACGCGACGATCCCAAGGGGACAGACAAGCGTCGAGACGGGCGCGCGTCAGGGCGAAAGCAGGACCGAGACCTTCACGGCCACGGGCGAACCGAACCAGTCGTTTCTCCTATCGGGAACGGCGGTCGCCCATGGAACCATCCGGATCACCATCCAGGACGGAGAATGGACGGAGGTTCTTCACTTCCAGGAGAGCGACAGCGACGCTCGACATTTCCAGACCGACACCGACGGACTCGACCATGTCCGCATCTTCTTCGGCGACGGGTTGCGCGGCGGAGTGCCTCCAGCCGGTTCCGAAATCAGCGTCGAATACCTCGAAACCCTGGGTGCCGGGGGGAACCTCGGATCGGACCTGGTCTCGGAGCTGCTGAGCCCTGTCTACCAGGGAAGCGAACAGGTCGCCTTGACCGTCACCAACCCGGTCCCTGCGACCGGCGGCGCGGACAGGGAATCTCTGGAACACGCCCGCAAGCAGGCTCCGGCCGAAGTCCGGTCCCTGTGGAAGGCCGTCACCAAGGACGACTACCATGCGTTGGCCGAGGGTTTTCCCGGCGTGGCCAAGGCCCAGGTCCTCGACGTCAATGACTGCAAGAACATCCGCTACTACCAGGTCAATCTGGCGGTCGCCCCCGACGGAGGCGGCCCGCCCTCGGCGCTGCTCAAGCAGGACCTTTCCGCCTTCCTTGAATCGCGCAAGGTCATCACCATCGAGATCAATCTCTTCGATGCGGTCTATCATCCCGTGAACGTGGATGCCGAGGTATACGCCTATGTGGGCGAAGACCTCGACCTTATCCGAAGCCGGACCGAGCAGGCCCTTGATGAGCTTTTCGCCTTCGAGCGCATGGCTTTCGGTGTTCCGGTTCACTTCTCGGACCTGGTGGCCGTGCTCGACGGCGTGCGGGGCGTAAGCCACGTGCAGATGTACGCCCCGCAGCAGGACATCGATATCAGGCCCGGTGAGATCGCCGTCCTGGGCCAGTTGAACCTCGACGTCAGGAGGGCATCCTGATGTCGTCCTATTTCGAGAAGAAACTCATCGATCTTCTTCCGCCCCTCTATCGGGAGCGTGACGAGACCGGGGACTTGGAGACCTTCCTCAAGGTTCCGGCCGCGAGTCTGGACGATCTCAAGCTCCTGGCCGACCGGTTCCCCGAAATTTTCGATATCGACCGGTGCGAAGACCGGTTTCTTCCCTTCCTCGGTGAGATCGTGGGGCATCGTTTCGACCCGCTTTCCGACGCAGCGAGGCAACGATGGCTGATCCGCGAGGCCGTAGAAATCTACCGGCGCAAGGCGACCATCCCGGCCATCGGACGCTCGCTTACCGACCTGGGGTGGCAGGGGCGGATCGACGAGACCTTCCGCAAGGCGCTGCGCCTCAACCGCAGGTCTATTGTGGGGCGGGCAAAGCTGCCCGGCTTAATCTACAGCCTGGGCGTCTACCGTATCGACAGCGACAACCTCGTCCAGGGAGTCCGGGACGCGCTGCCCTTCCATCATCCCGCGGGCACGCGGGTGTTCTTCCTGCAGTGGCTCTACACGCTGCTGTCCATGGAATCGGATTTCCAGGCGGTCATCAAGAAAGTGGTGGAGCGGGTCTGCCTCGGGCACCTGCACGAGACATTCGTGCTCAGCCACAACGCCCTGAACACCGATTATCACCTGACACGCAAGAACAAGACCTGGGGCTGGTGGCGGATTACAGACGGCACCACGCTGATGCAGGACGTGGAACATGCCGCGGTATGCATTTCCCGCTGGCACGGACGTGCGCCTCGATTCCGGCTGAATGTTGGAAACCTCAATGATGAGCGGCTGCCCAATCTGTGGGTCAGCGAACGCCGGGCCGCGTTCTGTTGCGAGATCGACACCAAACCGTCGAAACCTCCGGTAGACGCCTTCATCAGACTCGCCGGCCAAGACCTGAACCGTTCCCGTCTCAACCGTTCCGCGACCGCCTGCAGGGTCAAATTCAGGCAGAAGGACCTGTTGTCCGAGGCCGATCAACCGGCTTCCGAAATCACCGGCGACCGCTGCACCCACCGCTACGGCAGACGTTCCCGCCTGTCGCACTGGTTCCGTATCGGACATTCCAGGATCGGCCGCCGGGACAAGGTCTCCGGTGCCGCTGTGGGAAGGCATCTGTTCATCACAGCCTACGCGGACGCTCAGTGGTCCGAGGTCAGCGCGGCTTGGGACATCGTCGACCGCTGGCGCGCTCGTAGACCGGGCTTTTCGCTGAACGGGCGCACCCTGAACGGAACGGAACTCACCGATGCCTATGTGACTGAAGCCCGGGCGTCTTTCGAACTGGACGTGGACACCGGTATCCCCCGCCGTCGACGGGTCGAGACACTGGTGCTGGGCAACCGCAGGCTCAACCACACTGGACTGCGGCTGTCCGTGGACCGGACCCGGCCCATGCGGTTGGGACTCATGCCGCTCAACGCCGCCGGTTTCCGCATCTCCAAGCCGTCGCTGCGCTGGCGTTTCCGTCAGAAGGACGACCACGCGGAAGCGCAGGCCGGTTTCGAAGCGGCGGCCAATCGATACACGGTCACCCAATGGCCGGCGGCATAGGAGGAATGAATGGCGATCCACTTGTTTGAAGACGGCGCGTTGACGCAGCAGATATCCGAAGGCGACTTCACGAACCCGGACGACGACACCTACAACGGGACCGATGGAGAGGCGAAGGACAAGGAACTCTTCCTGGCGAACGAACAGACTGTTCTCGCTTCGCCCCTGGCGTCGGGCGAAACCTCGCTGCAATTGGCCGAACCTCGCTTCACCGACAGCGAGGTCATCATCATCGACTCGGAACAGATGCGCATCCAGAGCGGCGGAGGAACCACTACTCTGGGTGTGGAGCGCGGCTACGGGGGAACGACACCCGCCTCGCACGCCGCGGGCGCTTCGATTTACTCGGGATATGACTACACCGGCCTTGTGGTCGAACCGGTCGACACCGCGGGCGGGGACGAATCCGGCTGGTATTCGCTGGCGCTGAACCAGATCGATCTGGACGGGGCGGTTCCCGGAAATCCGCTCAACCTGGGCGACAAATCCCACGACGTCACCGTCTCCTTCTGGAGGCGCTGCGCCGTGCCGCCGGGAACGGCGGTCCAGAACAAGACGGACTTGAAGCTGCGGATCACCGGAACGGAAAACCCGATCCTGTAGGAGGAATAGATGGCCTATCACAGCACAACCGGAACGGCCGATAACTCGGCGGACTTCCTCGTGAAGTTGAAGGATTTCCTGACCACCGTCGCCGGCTGGACCCTACACGATGACGGGTCGGCGCAGCCCGATCCCTACTACGTCCTGAAGTCCGCCGGCGAGTCCGGGGCCGAGGACATCTATCTGCAGTTCATCGACGATTCGAACACAAACCGTATCGCCGTGCGCGGCAGCATGTACTGGGACGCCGCCGCCCATGCCGGGGTGAAAGAAGCGTATCACAACAGCTACACGTACATCGGCACAGTGGATGCATCGCCGTTTCTGTTCTGGCTTTTCGCCGATCTGGATCACGTTTTCATCGTCACCAAGGTGGTCGCGACCTATTACGGCCACTACAGCGGGTTGATCAAACGCTTCTGGTCCGGGGCCGTGGCGGTCACGCAGGCGGCTGCGGCACCGGGCGGCGACGTGGTCGTGCAGGTCAATGACGCCTCTATATTCTCGGTCGGTTCCCACTACCTGATCAAGGACGATGCAGAAATCGAACGGGTCCAGGTAGCCGCTGTCGACACGGTGTCCACGCCGAACACCGTGACCCTTGCAAACCTCGTTAACGGATATGCAGCAGGGGCCAAGATCGGCGAGGACCCGCAACCAGTCATCATCGGCCGCAATCAGATGCCCGGGAATTTCTATGCGCTGAACAAGTTCGACGGCTGGGCCAGTGCGTCCGGTCAAAGCGGCTCCTGCGCGGCGGCTCACGGCAACTTCCACACTGCGGCCAATCCCGACCAGCGCTATGGCCTGGTCACCATGTTCCCGTGGCTCGTGGCCCACACGTCGAGCGCCTACAAGGAACTGCGGGGTGAGTTGATCGAGATCTACGCCATCGGCAGCGGTGCGGCCGATTCCGAGGACGTTCTCGATCTGGGCAGCGCCACTTACAAGATATTCAACCTTTTGGGTCCGGGCTGGTGCGCGGTGAAGGAGTGACGCGGTGGCGGTGAAACCAGGAAACAAGAAGGGAATCACGAAAAGCGCCGGACGGGTGTCACCGCGGTACAGGGTATTCAGGAGCGTAGGCCGGGCGCATCGCATCAACGGGAGACTAAGACGTGGCGACCGTTAACGGCAACCGCATGAGCATCCTCCCGCGACCCGGGCGGGTGATTCCGAACTTCCGCGCCCAGGCACCGGCCGCGGCAGCGAACGTGTTTGAAGCCGTCGGGGCGGTGAGCGATACCCGGACGGTCCGGCGAAACATGGACGCCGCTCTGCGTGTGGTCGCTCCTGTCTTCCTGGAAGGGGATTCCCGCCTCTGGATTGCTCGTTTGATCGACAGGTTTTCCGACGCCGGGCAGTTGATCATCCGCCTCGACCGGATCGACGCAGACCTCGCAGTGCGGATCGCCCGGCCGCTTTCGAGCCGAGGCGACACCCGGCAGGCGGTTTTTGTGAAGCTCGATTCGTCATCTGACTGCAGCCAACTGGTGATTCACACGGAGGAACGGCAGGCGGCGGTGCGGCAAACGATTTTCGCCGTGCTCATCAACGAGAGCCACGAGATACAGACCTAAAGGAGGAAATCACATGTCATTGGGACTCATAGTCAAAACCGGCCGCATCCTCACTGCGAGGCTGCTCATGGGCGATCCCATCGAGGGCATCACCCACTGCGCCATCGGCGACGGGGACGCCACGTTCACCGACCCGTTGAACCCGCCCGCACCGGAGATCGACCAGACCGCGCTCAAGAATGAAAGGGCCAGAAAGAAGCATTACAAGCGCACCTTTCTCAAGGAGGACCCGGAAGGGACGCTCATCGTCAACGGCATCCATTACATCGAAACCGGCGAGGAGACCCAGACCATAGGCGTCTTCTTCCGCTTCGAGGAGAACGAGGCCAACGGCATCACCATCCGGGAATACGGGTTCTTCGGCGGGGATGTGGCGTACATCAACGGTCTCCAGTCCGATTATGCGGGGGGCGGCGTCTACCACCCGGACACCAATCCGACCGGCGAAGTGCTGACGCCCGGATACCTGTACGAAGTGAAAAACATCCCCGACTTCAACAAGACCTCTGATACGCGGGTGGAGCTCGTCGGGGTCATCAAGATATAGGAGGAGCGACCATGTCCATCTCGCGCGAAACATTCGATCCGGTAAAAAACTACAAGCGCGTCCGCTACCATCAGGACCGCGACCTGCTCGACTCGGAGTTGAACGAGCAGCAGGACATCATCAACCACGAGCGGAAGAAGATCGCCGACATGCTCTTCAAGGAGGGCGCGGTGATCAGCGGACTCGGAGTCACGGTCACCGACAACGTGCTGACCGTGGCCGAGGGTTTCGTCTGCGTCGAAGGATACATCGAAAAGGTCCCCGGTGCGGTGTTGACCTACGATCCCGCCAAGACCTCGGGCGCTGATTACGTCTACGTCGAGCTGCTCAAATACAACTACGGCTACAACCAGGACGCCGCGCTCATCAACCCGGCCACG harbors:
- a CDS encoding Phage tail protein, which encodes MSSYFEKKLIDLLPPLYRERDETGDLETFLKVPAASLDDLKLLADRFPEIFDIDRCEDRFLPFLGEIVGHRFDPLSDAARQRWLIREAVEIYRRKATIPAIGRSLTDLGWQGRIDETFRKALRLNRRSIVGRAKLPGLIYSLGVYRIDSDNLVQGVRDALPFHHPAGTRVFFLQWLYTLLSMESDFQAVIKKVVERVCLGHLHETFVLSHNALNTDYHLTRKNKTWGWWRITDGTTLMQDVEHAAVCISRWHGRAPRFRLNVGNLNDERLPNLWVSERRAAFCCEIDTKPSKPPVDAFIRLAGQDLNRSRLNRSATACRVKFRQKDLLSEADQPASEITGDRCTHRYGRRSRLSHWFRIGHSRIGRRDKVSGAAVGRHLFITAYADAQWSEVSAAWDIVDRWRARRPGFSLNGRTLNGTELTDAYVTEARASFELDVDTGIPRRRRVETLVLGNRRLNHTGLRLSVDRTRPMRLGLMPLNAAGFRISKPSLRWRFRQKDDHAEAQAGFEAAANRYTVTQWPAA
- a CDS encoding conserved hypothetical protein (Evidence 4 : Unknown function but conserved in other organisms); this translates as MAYHSTTGTADNSADFLVKLKDFLTTVAGWTLHDDGSAQPDPYYVLKSAGESGAEDIYLQFIDDSNTNRIAVRGSMYWDAAAHAGVKEAYHNSYTYIGTVDASPFLFWLFADLDHVFIVTKVVATYYGHYSGLIKRFWSGAVAVTQAAAAPGGDVVVQVNDASIFSVGSHYLIKDDAEIERVQVAAVDTVSTPNTVTLANLVNGYAAGAKIGEDPQPVIIGRNQMPGNFYALNKFDGWASASGQSGSCAAAHGNFHTAANPDQRYGLVTMFPWLVAHTSSAYKELRGELIEIYAIGSGAADSEDVLDLGSATYKIFNLLGPGWCAVKE
- a CDS encoding conserved hypothetical protein (Evidence 4 : Unknown function but conserved in other organisms), which translates into the protein MSLGLIVKTGRILTARLLMGDPIEGITHCAIGDGDATFTDPLNPPAPEIDQTALKNERARKKHYKRTFLKEDPEGTLIVNGIHYIETGEETQTIGVFFRFEENEANGITIREYGFFGGDVAYINGLQSDYAGGGVYHPDTNPTGEVLTPGYLYEVKNIPDFNKTSDTRVELVGVIKI
- a CDS encoding conserved hypothetical protein (Evidence 4 : Unknown function but conserved in other organisms), giving the protein MALRDEEGFGYGDGYGDGYGYGEEGGPIIEQTSSSLSHYEIMTLVRLLAFGLGVTGDEEEPFLLQIKDNLFEIKDILLQSHQASEALRAEAQTVLEAHAESAQQYMQNVDQPQPPDYHPFLTMPAGTSVRELPDGGRLFTLADGIMVRVSPAGALTAIGTDGTATELEPAKGGIVTLPDSRGLTLKPEAVRVTHEAAGIEGLPLDIDPVQTSEDSYRVELPDGYRLDVSHGDRTVLIGNPVGTVDVLSIIRIEGIGEKVTVRLVPGGAKGFSTQESGHKGIIEADGTIHLSMENGLDLVIRFPDGIDAGGEDDQDDQSTIICEECD
- a CDS encoding hypothetical protein (Evidence 5 : Unknown function), with protein sequence MLLTDGGAELSGLGYLAGLAVKGVDQISFHLALNDPVRDTNRQEIAVDVLRRVVKGDAGDDDPLFPPLDRVDHIMADQPFQHLVVGFEYQVFEAGAEFRAHEAFARPGAENLDDAFVNVFVFPGCGRGDLGSARASLETKREFQTFAEKVQTHQSHSSQMIVD
- a CDS encoding conserved hypothetical protein (Evidence 4 : Unknown function but conserved in other organisms), with the translated sequence MATVNGNRMSILPRPGRVIPNFRAQAPAAAANVFEAVGAVSDTRTVRRNMDAALRVVAPVFLEGDSRLWIARLIDRFSDAGQLIIRLDRIDADLAVRIARPLSSRGDTRQAVFVKLDSSSDCSQLVIHTEERQAAVRQTIFAVLINESHEIQT
- a CDS encoding conserved hypothetical protein (Evidence 4 : Unknown function but conserved in other organisms); translation: MSLDFLGKGLKFPFRFQRRSGGAQISSATSREHEHIHESIIQILGTRPGERFMRPEFGSRLKDLVFEANDEVLKGLIRHYVIDAVKRWEKRVVITGVSFDDSPQNIDRNLLPVRISYRVIQSQVEGNLVYPFYREPRQVSQPRQFRASVGK
- a CDS encoding conserved hypothetical protein (Evidence 4 : Unknown function but conserved in other organisms), translating into MAIHLFEDGALTQQISEGDFTNPDDDTYNGTDGEAKDKELFLANEQTVLASPLASGETSLQLAEPRFTDSEVIIIDSEQMRIQSGGGTTTLGVERGYGGTTPASHAAGASIYSGYDYTGLVVEPVDTAGGDESGWYSLALNQIDLDGAVPGNPLNLGDKSHDVTVSFWRRCAVPPGTAVQNKTDLKLRITGTENPIL
- a CDS encoding conserved hypothetical protein (Evidence 4 : Unknown function but conserved in other organisms), coding for MGRASIDYTNKDYESLRRELLARVPQLTDRWTDFNASDLGVVLLELFCGVGDMLAYYLDAQAAEAFLPTSRQRQNVINLCKLVSYRLDGPVAASTSLRFSLAAPLDADLIIPKGTACKARLEEGDIVFETAADATIPRGQTSVETGARQGESRTETFTATGEPNQSFLLSGTAVAHGTIRITIQDGEWTEVLHFQESDSDARHFQTDTDGLDHVRIFFGDGLRGGVPPAGSEISVEYLETLGAGGNLGSDLVSELLSPVYQGSEQVALTVTNPVPATGGADRESLEHARKQAPAEVRSLWKAVTKDDYHALAEGFPGVAKAQVLDVNDCKNIRYYQVNLAVAPDGGGPPSALLKQDLSAFLESRKVITIEINLFDAVYHPVNVDAEVYAYVGEDLDLIRSRTEQALDELFAFERMAFGVPVHFSDLVAVLDGVRGVSHVQMYAPQQDIDIRPGEIAVLGQLNLDVRRAS